Sequence from the Cryptococcus neoformans var. neoformans JEC21 chromosome 1, complete sequence genome:
CCTGGAGATGCTATCGCGGCCAAAAGGGGTCAATTTGAGCTGTTGAGAAGCCGTCTGCACACTGGTACCGGTGCGCGAGTGCAGAGAATCCTTCAAAAGGCGATGAGCGGTGCGCCAATCACGATTAGTATCCTGGGTGGTTCAGGTGAGGGCGCTACATAATCTGTCACAGATAGAAAGAACCGGATAAGCTGACAACCGAGCTTAACAGTTTCCGCGTGTACTGGTGCGGGAGACGACCCTACACACGAAAAGTGCTACCCCCACCGAGTGTTTGACTGGTGGAACACTGTTTTCCCTCATCCCGCCAATGAACTCACTAACGGTGCCACGCCCAAGACCGATTCTGCGTACTATGCGTATTGCAACAGCCACCACTTGCCTGATAAGACTGATCTTGTCATTCTCGAATTCGACTCTGCTGATCCCAAGTGAGTTTATATTGCGGCATTAGGAcgtgaaaaagaaaaaggaacTGATAAGGTACCCAAGTGATCCCGAGTGGTTGCAGCACTTTGAACTTCTTGTCCGATCTGTCCTTGTCCGACCCGAGATGCCTGCAGTGATCATTCTTGGTCACTTTAGTTTACAAGTCCAGGCTCAGAACGGTTTTGCTGGTCCTGAGCTTTTGCACAACGTCGTCGGTCAGTTCTACGATGTTCCGCATATCAGGTAAGTTAACTCTAAAGTCATAAATATGAATGTTACCATGTTAACCACACATCTGGATTAATCAGTACCAAAGGTGTCTTGTACGAACATTACCTTGGAACACCCGACAAAGCCCGTTCAGCGTACTATGTCGACCCGAACCACCCCAACTTTGCTGGGCACGATCTTATCGCCGACGTGCTCATCTCTTACCTCCAATCCCAAATCTGTGCTGGCTGGTCAGCCATCAACGGACATGGGTACGACGTCCCTGCGCTCGGGACTGAGGGTGACAACACCGTCGCTGGGACACCGTCTTTACTTGGAGGTGTAGGTTTGCGAAAAGGTATGCCTGGACAGGACCCTGGAGATGGATCTTCTATTGGGTCGTCATTGTCGGATAGGTACCAAGGCTTGAGAGTACCTCAGATCAGGCTTGCGGACAGGCCGCATGATGTGCAGGCGTTTAGGGAGATTGAACCGTTCTGTGTGGCCGCCAGTGATTTAGTGAACCCCTTGCCGCCGACATTGTTCTTTGGTAATGGATGGGCCACTTATCACCCGCCAGCCAAGGGCAATGT
This genomic interval carries:
- a CDS encoding capsular associated protein, putative, producing MLRPRNHPANVPSAAEPDTPMSHYPSGHVHAHPDAAGDTPRRASAGTAAGVGIGEKRNVNERKGLAGRRKFGFRLKGLMGRKGKGSKFGLTQKGWMLVTAVVGLLIFLKLVFSSNGSDGHHQTYDTAHLIPRDYLNHSLTDPAPFEFCPVFGPGDAIAAKRGQFELLRSRLHTGTGARVQRILQKAMSGAPITISILGGSVSACTGAGDDPTHEKCYPHRVFDWWNTVFPHPANELTNGATPKTDSAYYAYCNSHHLPDKTDLVILEFDSADPNDPEWLQHFELLVRSVLVRPEMPAVIILGHFSLQVQAQNGFAGPELLHNVVGQFYDVPHISTKGVLYEHYLGTPDKARSAYYVDPNHPNFAGHDLIADVLISYLQSQICAGWSAINGHGYDVPALGTEGDNTVAGTPSLLGGVGLRKGMPGQDPGDGSSIGSSLSDRYQGLRVPQIRLADRPHDVQAFREIEPFCVAASDLVNPLPPTLFFGNGWATYHPPAKGNVVEDRHYWYADRPTARLRIPLKLGAGDVGIYFLQSPLDKPLGVVKCWVDDNVNGAKELHGTAEVEDVIATLVMIDRGVERGSHFVECELQGEPGGSSPPFKILGIFTT
- a CDS encoding capsular associated protein, putative, translated to MLRPRNHPANVPSAAEPDTPMSHYPSGHVHAHPDAAGATVGAHVEAEYFPDADHEAGAGDTPRRASAGTAAGVGIGEKRNVNERKGLAGRRKFGFRLKGLMGRKGKGSKFGLTQKGWMLVTAVVGLLIFLKLVFSSNGSDGHHQTYDTAHLIPRDYLNHSLTDPAPFEFCPVFGPGDAIAAKRGQFELLRSRLHTGTGARVQRILQKAMSGAPITISILGGSVSACTGAGDDPTHEKCYPHRVFDWWNTVFPHPANELTNGATPKTDSAYYAYCNSHHLPDKTDLVILEFDSADPNDPEWLQHFELLVRSVLVRPEMPAVIILGHFSLQVQAQNGFAGPELLHNVVGQFYDVPHISTKGVLYEHYLGTPDKARSAYYVDPNHPNFAGHDLIADVLISYLQSQICAGWSAINGHGYDVPALGTEGDNTVAGTPSLLGGVGLRKGMPGQDPGDGSSIGSSLSDRYQGLRVPQIRLADRPHDVQAFREIEPFCVAASDLVNPLPPTLFFGNGWATYHPPAKGNVVEDRHYWYADRPTARLRIPLKLGAGDVGIYFLQSPLDKPLGVVKCWVDDNVNGAKELHGTAEVEDVIATLVMIDRGVERGSHFVECELQGEPGGSSPPFKILGIFTT